Part of the Zingiber officinale cultivar Zhangliang chromosome 8A, Zo_v1.1, whole genome shotgun sequence genome, AGATTTCGAAACATTCAAAAGGGAGATTTTGGACACGAAGCGACAACACTGTTCCATTGCGATTCTATAACTATTCTCTCGACCAAGCTCTCATCTTCAATCTTCAAGtaatcaagagaagaagaacCAAGTCAAAAATTTAtaaccttttctttcttcttttcctttgttgTTATATATATTCTTTGGGGGAGCTTTGAAAGCTGGTTGTAAAAGATTTTTTCACCTTCGGTTTGTTCCGAGAAAGAGAATTCATAGTGGAATCTATGATGATTGGTGTGAATCTTTAGATTAATCATCTTAAGAAAGTAGAGATCAAGTAACCTTTAGCTCTATCGGTCCTAACATAGTTTTGGTTCGGAAAAGGGAAGTGAAGGAAAAACTATGTACATATAAATTAactttagtattttgaatttcttgacaaGAAATTATGAAAAATTCTAAATCAACAAGGTTTAGTACTCCACGTAATTAATATTGACTCCTTCGAAATTaggatttaatttattattttatagttACACTTTATTTATTCCTAATGGACCAACATAATATTTTACTGATGAACCTTCAAGCACAAATGTCATGCATTCTTGATATAAATATTACAGATATTTGTTAGAGTTTGAAGTCTTCATGCTTCCTTATTTATTAGCTTTAATCTTTTCAGATGTTTTTAAGCCCTGCAAGAAATAAGATCACAAACtaaataagtaaaataaaatacaaatagaaTTCATATgtagaaatttaaaaatatatatattatattactaGTTATAATCAATTTGGATCCTTCCGGCATCAGGATTAGCAATCATCGCAAAAGCTTCCTGAGAGAGGTCCATGGTGACACCTCTACTTGCGCATCCTGGGCAATAGTCAACGATAGTGACAGTGACGCTGCCACCCCTGCAAGGGTTTGGAACATCATTGGTCCCACCGGTGCAGCTCACCGTGTAACTCCTCCCGCAAGCCCCGCGGTTATCCCATATAGAATCGCCTGCTGCAGCTATTAGCACGCCTCTATCTTCGTTTCCAAAGCACGACGAGGCTATACAACCAATAAGACTTAATCGTATTAGTCGCAACTGCTCAATAAAATTAGGGTGATGGTCTCtcgaaaaataattaattaattaggttaaatgtACTCAACGAATATAAGGAGGAGTGTAGAAGGTTGCAATTCCAGGCACCGCGGCAACGTATGAAACTAGGACAACCATCACCATGGCCGCCGCCGCCACTGAGCTCTTCACCGAAGCCATTTTCTCCTGTGCTCTTGATGGAGATGATGGAAGTCATATTTATAGGCAAAGGAGTTGGAAAAATATAACCAAAAGGGGAAGAAATTTCTTCTGCTTCTCGTCTTGTTCCACTCCACAACACAAATCTCCAAAGTCTTGCCGGATCTTCTTGACTTTCCACATATTTCTCTCTTTTTCCTCTATTGTTTGTCTAATTGTGAAAGGAGCATCAAGAAGTCATGATTTAATAATAAGATATATGTCGGTTTTCTTAGTTTTTGTCATGAAAATTCCACGAGTATGCGTCTGATACTTTTCCTCTATTGCAAGTGTAATTAATTTTTCGGGAGTTTCCTTGACCGTTTAATTTGATTAGGTGATGCGGCTACGGAAATCCGATGTCGAGCTAGTTGCTGATGTGAAAGGTGAGATGAGGGGCCAAGTGGATTGCTGAGTCGAGCGCTAAGGTAGAGGCATCATCTAGAATATGCTCTAGAACTAAGGATTGCTGAGTCAAGCGCTAAGAGGCATCATCTAGAATATGCTCTAGAACTATAGTTAATAAATGAATATATCCATTTGtgtgtttgtattattttaaAGACAATATTAAATGGTTAGAATTTGACCAATCAAAATATATGTATGCATGGACATTTTAATTGTTTATCCATTTCTGGGCTAATCGTGATTTAGCAGCCCCCGAATATAGCCAAGATGATACTTGTGCGATAGATTGTCATACGAGAGATGGTTCAGTCACCTAACGAGATGGTTCAGTCATCAGAATTTACTATTTTCATTTTGATATAGGATTGACGATGCGAAAACATTTAGATAAGTGAATCATTTTTTGCCATGTGATTTAATTGTAGCAGCTTTAGTCGTTCAACCATTACTAGCCAAAGGTGGGGATCGTGCAGGGACCAATGCTCAGTTCATGGGCCACACCATCTTGGGACCGTTACCGAGTAATGAACTCAGAGAAACAAGTTACGTATGGATCTCGAGGTGGAAAAGGATGGCGTTATGCGTACATGATTTAATTAGTAAAAtgcttttgaattatttttgtgaGATTTTAGCATAGGAAAGTcaatttttatttgttttcaatCATCGCCAAAATTCCACACTTCTGGCGTCtagtagtttttttttctctattacaagtataattaaattatttagggTTTATTGACCTTGACCGTCTTAGCCGATGAGGAAGAGAAGTATGATTCAATTAAAGTAAATTAGGGTTATTTAATTAAAGTGTGAATCTATTGCAGGATCAACCACTAAAAAAATTCTCCGgtgcaataattttttaaaattatttctttatttaatgatattagaAATTGGTATAAATTCTCCTATGCAATCTTCACGAGGTCATACTAGTAGTTTGATTAGAATTCCTATAAAAAAAGATATGAAAGTAAAGAAATGAACAATGTATATGGACATTAACTATGCAttataaaaaaactaaaacaTAGATTCTTCCCCAAAAGCCAACTTCTCTCTTCATTCACttacactctctctctctcaactcCCTCTCACTTCCTCTCTCTCATCCTCTTAAGCTTGTTCGTGACCAACTTAACCTTCGATTGTCTAGATTACTTACTTTGTAAAATTTATAATAGTTAATCAACAGTCTtgtggatcgatatttttattacttgacaataTTTCGTGTACTTATGGATTGACAACACCTTCCCCTCAAACCTCCCCTTCTCGTCAGCCCGCAGGATAATCGTTATCTTACTCAGCGTCAATCGGTATCAAAGCTAGTAGTGTCCAATTGAGGAAGTAGAATGTCAAATCTAACGAAAGATCATCGTGGTCGTTGTTGCAGTCACAACAATAGGCATATTTCGATTGAGGAAGCTGAGCACCGTGAAAGATGGTTAAGTATTGAGGATTGAAGATTTATAGAAGCAAGTCACAAATTTAACCCAATATATAGTGGCAGCGacacaaaatcttaaaaatcatGAGGTACATAGTCGAGAGGATCGACATGTAAACCTCGGGTTTCGAGTAGATCTATCCGAATTTTCTAGTACATTTTAGACAGAGAATTTTATTGATTAGATCAATAAAGTGAAGTGATTGCTCGACTATAAGGAAGTTCCAGATTGGATGAAGGTGAAGTTGATTACCATCAGACTCAAGGGTCTAGCATTGATATGGTGGGAGCACTTGCGGTGCTCACAAGACCGACAGAGTAAAACCAAGATCAAGAATTGGgagaagttgaaaaaaaaatgaaagatcaCTTCCTTCCTTTTAGTTACACTCAAACTCCATTCAAAAGACGATCAGGTTTCGCTATGGAGGGTGATAGCTTCAGCGCCCAAGATGACATTAACAGATTCAAAGATAATTTAGAGGAAGAAGTTAACAAGGTACTTTATAATGAAGACCTTGAGACTTTAATCGTTCGTTAAGAatttgacctagaaaaagttgATAAACCTGACACTGAGAATTCCCCCAATGGAAATACCGTTGgtggaagagaa contains:
- the LOC122011672 gene encoding EG45-like domain containing protein → MASVKSSVAAAAMVMVVLVSYVAAVPGIATFYTPPYIPSSCFGNEDRGVLIAAAGDSIWDNRGACGRSYTVSCTGGTNDVPNPCRGGSVTVTIVDYCPGCASRGVTMDLSQEAFAMIANPDAGRIQIDYN